A genomic segment from Tessaracoccus defluvii encodes:
- a CDS encoding IS3 family transposase (programmed frameshift), whose protein sequence is MTRKKFSPEFKAEAVRAVIESSRTVAEVARDHGIGSETLRNWVNAYRRDHPDELPEISEPERAELARLRKEVRELKAEREFLGKSGGLLRQRVPVTAKYAFINSEEGNYSIRSMCRWARVSRAGYYEWLNRPVSVTQRWRDELGDIIEVLFADSDATYGYRRIHAALVRAGRPCDPQTVRAIMAERGLVACQPRRSGPRTTIPADAKDLPDLVNRDFTADEPGLKLVGDITYIPTWQGWVYLATVLDCCTKKVVGYAMAEHMRTELVTDALAMAISNGHIRSGETIFHSDRGTQYMSAEFAEFTRAAGIVRSVGRTGICYDNAWAESFNATLKVERVHRTVYPTRRHAIRDIARYIELRYNQKRLHSALQYRTPNEAEQDWYETNKAA, encoded by the exons ATGACCCGGAAGAAGTTCAGCCCGGAATTCAAGGCGGAAGCGGTTCGTGCGGTGATTGAGTCGTCGCGGACTGTTGCCGAGGTCGCGCGTGATCATGGTATCGGCTCGGAAACACTCAGGAATTGGGTGAATGCGTATCGGCGGGACCACCCGGATGAGTTACCGGAGATCAGCGAACCGGAGCGTGCAGAACTGGCACGGTTGCGTAAGGAGGTCCGTGAGTTGAAGGCCGAGCGGGAGTTCCTGG GGAAAAGCGGCGGCCTTCTTCGCCAAAGAGTTCCGGTGACCGCGAAGTACGCGTTCATCAACAGCGAAGAAGGCAACTACTCGATCCGGAGCATGTGTCGGTGGGCGAGGGTGTCGAGGGCCGGCTACTACGAGTGGCTCAACCGGCCGGTCTCGGTGACCCAGCGGTGGCGCGACGAGCTCGGCGACATCATCGAGGTCCTGTTCGCCGACTCCGACGCCACCTACGGCTACCGACGGATCCATGCCGCCTTGGTGCGGGCCGGGAGGCCGTGTGACCCGCAGACGGTGCGTGCGATCATGGCCGAGCGCGGCTTGGTGGCTTGTCAGCCGCGCCGCAGCGGGCCCAGGACCACGATCCCGGCTGACGCGAAGGATCTGCCGGATCTGGTCAACAGGGACTTCACCGCCGACGAGCCCGGGCTCAAGCTGGTCGGCGACATCACCTACATTCCGACCTGGCAGGGGTGGGTGTATCTGGCCACCGTGCTGGACTGCTGCACGAAGAAGGTCGTCGGGTACGCGATGGCCGAGCACATGCGAACCGAGCTGGTCACCGACGCCCTGGCCATGGCGATCAGTAATGGCCATATCCGCAGCGGGGAGACGATTTTCCATTCGGATCGCGGGACTCAATACATGTCGGCCGAGTTTGCCGAGTTCACGCGCGCGGCTGGGATTGTTCGGTCGGTCGGACGGACTGGTATCTGCTATGACAATGCGTGGGCGGAGTCGTTCAATGCGACCTTGAAAGTGGAGCGGGTTCATCGGACCGTGTATCCGACTCGGCGGCATGCTATCCGGGATATTGCACGCTACATCGAGTTGCGTTACAATCAGAAACGGTTGCATTCCGCGCTTCAATATCGTACCCCGAACGAAGCAGAGCAGGACTGGTACGAAACCAACAAGGCAGCCTGA